One uncultured Carboxylicivirga sp. genomic window, CAGGTTTGGATTGATCAGGCCTTTAAAGTGGCTCCTGATGAATCGGAATTATTTGTATTGCAGGCTTTTTTGTATCCGTCTCGTATAATTGTTAACCCGATTGACAGAGGGATGAAGTATATGGACTTAACTTATAAAGCCCTTGCAAAATCCAAAGAGTTAAATGTTAATAATCCCAGGGCCTATTATTTAGAAGCTGTCATGATTCAAAACAGTCCTGAGGCTATGGGGGGTGGAGCAGAAAAAGCCTTACCTGTTTTTGAAACATCATTGGAAAAATTTCAACAATTTAAACCCAATACGATTATTGATCCGGATTGGGGAGAAGAGGCTGCCAGACAATCCTATTCAGCATTAAATAATAGTATTGACGAATAATTTGGTATATTCATTTACTTAATCTCCAACAATGAAAAAATCGTCAGTTTCTAAATATGTAGTCAGATTTATTAAAGAGTTTTTGTTGCTAGCCTTAATAGGTAATGGGATCGTATATTTTATCATGGGCTATCATGAAATTACCATACCTGTTTTGCTTAAAAATACACTTTTTTCATTCATTGGAGGATGGCCCATGCTTAAGAGTGTGGCTTGGCTGGTTCAATCATTAGATAAAAACGTGCCATGGTTGGTTTATCCTCTTAAGCGATTGATTTACCAGTCAGTGGGAATGATTTTACTCTGTGCCTTTTTTATTCTTTTAGCAGTTGGAATAGCTTTTATCTGGCATAGAACAATGGAGGAGATAGATATAGAATTGTTCCTCAGTCAGGTGGGCCTTAGTCTTAAAATTGCTTTTGGCTTTCTCATTCTTTCTTCATTGGTTACCAATAGCGTACTCTTCTTTAAAAAGTGGAAAGATGCAGCTGTGGAGCAAGAGCGCTTAAAGCATGAACATACCGCATTGCAATACGAAACGTTAAAGAGTCAGGTAAATCCACATTTTTTATTTAATAGTTTAAATGCCTTGATTCAGCTCATACACACTGATGCAGACAAAGCCGAAGCATATGTGAAAAAGCTCTCACATGTGTATCGCTTTGTGTTGGATATGAAAGATAAGGAAACCGTTGCATTAAAAAAGGAATTACAGGCGGTTGAAGATTATATCTTTCTTTTAAAAATAAAATACGGAGATAGCCTGAAAGTCAGTTTTCCGGATGAACTGCCAGAAGGAGCAAGGATTGTACCTCTCTCGCTGCAGATGTTACTCGAGAATGTAGTAAAACACAATGTTATTGCTCGAAGTAAACCTGTTGAAGTAACCATTCATTTGAAAAATGACTACCTGATCGTTAAGAATAATATTAACGAAAAAACAGATAAAGAACATTCGACAGGGATTGGACTTGAGAATATATCTACCCGTTATCGATATCTGACTAATAAAACAGTTACCATTCATCACGAGGAAGGACGTTTTGAAGTAGGACTTCCGCTAATGTCCATTATCAAAAAAGAAGAATAAAGGCAATAATATGAAACTGAAGGTAGTAATTATAGAAGATGAAATGATGGCAGCAGCGAGGATGAGAGATCTGTTGCTTCAATATGATCCGGAAATAGAAATTATTGCAGAGCTGGATTCAGTGGAAGATGCTGTGAAGTGGTTTAGGAATGGTATAGCCCCTGATCTGGTATTGATGGATATTCAGCTGGCGGATGGTATCAGTTTTAATATTTTTGATGAGGTGAAGGTAGATTATCCGATTATTTTCACAACTGCATATCAGGAGTATGCCATCAGAGCTTTTAAAGTCAATAGTATCGATTATTTGTTGAAACCTGTTTCATATTCCGATCTGGAACAAGCGATGGAGTCCTTTAGAAAACAGTTAGGGTTTGGAAGTAATCAGCTTTCTCTTGAAGTGATTGAGAAGGTAAGGCAGATGTTGAAGAAAGATTATAAAAAGCGATTTACAGCAAGGGTTGGTGAACATATAAAATCGATTCCTACGGAGGATATTACCTTTTTTCATAGCGAAGGAAAAGGTACCTTTATCACTACCATTGAAAAGCGTCAGTACCTGATTGATTATTCACTGGAGGCTTTAAACGAATTGATCGATCCGGATATGTTCTTCCGCATAAACCGCCAATATATTATCAAACATTCTGCCATTGAGGATATAATGGCTTATTCTCAAAGTCGTTTAAAGGTAAGGCTTAAGAACTGCGATGATGATAAAATTCTTATCAGCAGAGATAAAGTGAGTTCTTTTAAAGAATGGCTGGAGATTTGACTCTTAAAGAAGGGTTTTTATCATTTCTTCATATTCGTTTCCGGCTATATTGTTTACAAATATATTAATTGATTCTTTCTGCTTATTTATTGTATACCAGGTAACATGAACGGTGTCTGTTTCTCTCTCCACATCAAAAGATAATCGGGCATATGGGTAATAACCTCGACTTAGGTTACTGGAAGTACGTTTTATTGAACCACTATTTTTGTAAATCTCAGTTAGTTGATCATATGCAATCTTTTTAATCTCTTTAAAAGTGGATTGATTAAGATTAAAATAAGGACTCTTTGTCATTAAAATATTGTTGTAAATATTGGATGAATCCTGCAGGAATAATGCAGTGTGTTCAATGTTATAAATTTTGTTTGATTGATTTAATACTATTGTTGAATCAACTTCTTTAGAGATGAAATAAGAGTAAAATTCTTCATGATGCATTGTGCCATAACCATCAGGAGTTATAAGCGAAATATCCAGAGTTGGAAACCTAGTGTATCGGTCATCATTTTTACAACTAAAGAGAAGAAAACAAAAAAATATAATTGTAAGCTTTTTCATATGTTTTAATATACAAATCGATACCCGATGCCATGTATCGTAATTAATATTTCGGGATGATTGGGGTCGGTTTCTATTTTTTGACGCAGTTTTAGAATAAAATTATCAACGGTACGAGCAGTTGGTTGATAGTCATAACCCCAGATATTATCAAGGATACTGTCGCGACTAATGGTGGCGTTTTTATGTTCGAGCAGGTATTTGAGAATATCAAATTCTTTGGCTGTCAGCTTTACAGGTTCACCATCGCAATTGGCCATATAATTCTCAAAATTTACTTCCAGTTTACCTATTTTAATGGTGGGATCTGTTTCTTCTTTGGTATGATTGCCTGCCCGGCGCAGTACGGCTTTAATTCTGGCCATCAGCTCGCGCAAACTGAATGGTTTGGTCATGTAATCATCACCTCCTGATTCCAGTCCGATAACTTTATCAATTTCTTCGCCTTTAGCAGTTAAGAAAATGATAGGTGTTTCAATTCCTTTATGACGAACCTGCTTACAAACATCAAAACCACTTATTTTTGGAATCATTACATCCAGTAAAATAAGGTCATATTGGGTACTGGTAATTTTCTTAATCGCCATCTCACCGTCGTCAGCCACGTCAACAGTATATCCTTCAAATTCAAGATTGTCTTTTATGCCCTGTTGCATATCAGGTTCATCTTCAACTATTAATAAATGTTTGTTGGTCATAGCTAAATATTTTTTGAAACGGGGAATTTAAGGGTAAATGTACTTCCTTTGTGTTCTTCACTAATCACTGATACCGAACCTTTATGGGCCTGCATAATATGCATCACTATGCTTAATCCCAAACCCGATCCTTTGGCATGATGAGCCAGAGCACCTTTGGTAACACGGTAAAACTTATCGAATATATGTTTCTGCTCTTTGGCAGGAATACCGATACCAAAATCACTAACAGTGATGATGACGAATTCGTCTTGTAATGAAGTTGTTAATTCTATTTGCTTAATC contains:
- a CDS encoding histidine kinase produces the protein MKKSSVSKYVVRFIKEFLLLALIGNGIVYFIMGYHEITIPVLLKNTLFSFIGGWPMLKSVAWLVQSLDKNVPWLVYPLKRLIYQSVGMILLCAFFILLAVGIAFIWHRTMEEIDIELFLSQVGLSLKIAFGFLILSSLVTNSVLFFKKWKDAAVEQERLKHEHTALQYETLKSQVNPHFLFNSLNALIQLIHTDADKAEAYVKKLSHVYRFVLDMKDKETVALKKELQAVEDYIFLLKIKYGDSLKVSFPDELPEGARIVPLSLQMLLENVVKHNVIARSKPVEVTIHLKNDYLIVKNNINEKTDKEHSTGIGLENISTRYRYLTNKTVTIHHEEGRFEVGLPLMSIIKKEE
- a CDS encoding LytTR family DNA-binding domain-containing protein; this translates as MKLKVVIIEDEMMAAARMRDLLLQYDPEIEIIAELDSVEDAVKWFRNGIAPDLVLMDIQLADGISFNIFDEVKVDYPIIFTTAYQEYAIRAFKVNSIDYLLKPVSYSDLEQAMESFRKQLGFGSNQLSLEVIEKVRQMLKKDYKKRFTARVGEHIKSIPTEDITFFHSEGKGTFITTIEKRQYLIDYSLEALNELIDPDMFFRINRQYIIKHSAIEDIMAYSQSRLKVRLKNCDDDKILISRDKVSSFKEWLEI
- a CDS encoding response regulator transcription factor, whose amino-acid sequence is MTNKHLLIVEDEPDMQQGIKDNLEFEGYTVDVADDGEMAIKKITSTQYDLILLDVMIPKISGFDVCKQVRHKGIETPIIFLTAKGEEIDKVIGLESGGDDYMTKPFSLRELMARIKAVLRRAGNHTKEETDPTIKIGKLEVNFENYMANCDGEPVKLTAKEFDILKYLLEHKNATISRDSILDNIWGYDYQPTARTVDNFILKLRQKIETDPNHPEILITIHGIGYRFVY